A stretch of Gemmatimonas aurantiaca T-27 DNA encodes these proteins:
- the entS gene encoding enterobactin transporter EntS, whose product MTAPASGLLLDVTPLRTSRDFRLLFAARTISIVSIGVISVAVGWQVFEITGSSWHVGLVNLCLAVPMTMGLMVGGVMADRFDRRRLIVSSRSVYVLVAALFLINTLLPQPQLWIIYLASTIAGAINGISAPALMAAMPSLVQRAQLAAAGALITVSSQAGAMLGPSLAGITIGAWGLTACYVIVAVGAILTPLLLSRMQPLPAGPGVPLGPIAAARESWHFTRTHHVVGALLLLEIPVALFASPGSLFPELASSRFAGASLPWSSRLMDGAIVAGWLYSAPAAGAFLSSLLSGWTGRTRDAGAMLVLTTVLWAVGTIGLGVASTALAAVIALTVAGAGRALSEILRRALLQSHTPDGLQGRVGSLWLIQAVVLPSLGMALAGAAAQWLPPHRVVTVSGCLALIGTVVIVLAFPALRREGQPS is encoded by the coding sequence ATGACGGCGCCGGCATCGGGGCTGCTGCTCGATGTGACCCCACTGCGCACGAGCCGGGATTTCCGGCTGCTGTTTGCCGCACGCACGATCTCCATCGTGTCGATCGGGGTGATCAGTGTGGCGGTTGGGTGGCAGGTGTTCGAGATCACCGGTTCGTCGTGGCACGTGGGGTTGGTGAATCTGTGCCTCGCCGTGCCGATGACGATGGGGCTGATGGTCGGCGGCGTGATGGCCGATCGGTTCGATCGTCGTCGGCTCATCGTGAGTTCGCGCAGCGTGTACGTGCTGGTGGCGGCGCTGTTTCTGATCAACACGCTGCTGCCACAACCGCAGTTGTGGATCATCTATCTCGCGTCGACCATTGCCGGAGCGATCAACGGCATCAGTGCGCCGGCGCTGATGGCGGCGATGCCCTCGCTGGTGCAGCGCGCGCAACTGGCCGCGGCCGGTGCATTGATCACGGTGTCCAGTCAGGCCGGTGCGATGCTGGGGCCCTCGCTCGCCGGCATCACGATCGGTGCGTGGGGACTCACGGCCTGTTATGTGATCGTCGCGGTGGGGGCCATTCTCACGCCGCTGCTGCTGTCGCGCATGCAGCCATTGCCGGCCGGCCCCGGTGTGCCATTGGGCCCGATCGCTGCGGCGCGGGAATCGTGGCACTTCACACGCACCCATCATGTGGTGGGTGCCCTGTTGTTGCTGGAGATTCCGGTGGCGTTGTTTGCGTCGCCGGGCTCGCTGTTTCCCGAGCTGGCGTCGTCGCGGTTTGCCGGGGCGTCGCTGCCGTGGAGCAGTCGGCTGATGGATGGTGCCATCGTGGCCGGTTGGCTCTACTCAGCGCCAGCCGCAGGTGCCTTTCTCTCGTCGCTGCTCAGCGGATGGACCGGTCGCACGCGGGATGCCGGTGCGATGCTGGTGTTGACGACGGTGTTGTGGGCCGTCGGCACGATCGGACTCGGTGTGGCATCCACCGCACTGGCCGCCGTGATCGCCCTGACGGTGGCCGGCGCCGGCCGCGCGCTCTCGGAGATTCTTCGCCGCGCGTTGTTGCAGTCACACACGCCCGATGGCTTGCAAGGGCGTGTGGGCAGCCTGTGGCTGATCCAGGCGGTGGTGTTGCCGTCGCTGGGCATGGCACTCGCTGGCGCCGCCGCTCAATGGCTGCCGCCGCATCGGGTGGTGACCGTCAGTGGATGTCTCGCGCTGATCGGCACGGTGGTCATCGTGCTCGCGTTTCCCGCCCTGCGCCGCGAGGGACAACCCTCGTGA
- a CDS encoding alpha/beta hydrolase, which translates to MSDRAALDPTMSGAGSPRVSAVMGAVVGPVVMADAETWELESAHGVRYRLRVAWPVQPAPPSGYPVIYQLDGDATFATTVESMRTRAHRADATGVMPAIVVGVSYADDGAEHTAVSADDRRRHRQMLRAEDFTPALGASRFRTFLASVVQPAIASAFPVNAARSTLIGHSLGGLFVLDTLLEALGRGTSPEGAPPYQAYVAISPSIWRGGDTLWQAVAALSTSRPVLHPQVLITVGEYEQALAPWQHGQNNADDILERRRARRMVDQAREFTDRLNEVAPALDARCRVFAGEDHASVVLPSMSEALRLVGTVR; encoded by the coding sequence GTGAGTGATCGTGCGGCGCTCGACCCGACGATGTCCGGGGCCGGTTCACCTCGTGTGAGCGCGGTCATGGGCGCGGTCGTGGGTCCGGTCGTGATGGCCGACGCAGAAACCTGGGAGCTCGAGAGCGCCCATGGTGTGCGCTATCGGTTGCGAGTGGCCTGGCCCGTGCAACCGGCTCCGCCGAGCGGTTACCCCGTGATCTATCAGCTCGATGGCGATGCGACGTTCGCGACCACGGTGGAGTCGATGCGTACGCGTGCCCACCGAGCCGATGCCACGGGGGTGATGCCGGCGATCGTGGTGGGCGTGTCGTATGCCGACGACGGGGCCGAACACACCGCCGTGAGTGCCGACGATCGGCGTCGGCACCGACAGATGTTGCGTGCGGAGGACTTCACGCCGGCACTGGGTGCGTCGCGTTTTCGGACGTTCCTGGCATCGGTGGTACAGCCGGCCATCGCCTCGGCCTTTCCGGTGAATGCCGCACGCTCCACACTGATCGGTCACTCGCTGGGCGGTCTGTTTGTGCTCGACACGCTGCTGGAAGCCTTGGGCCGTGGAACGTCACCCGAAGGGGCGCCGCCCTATCAGGCGTACGTGGCCATCAGCCCGTCCATCTGGCGAGGTGGAGACACTTTGTGGCAGGCCGTTGCGGCGCTGTCGACATCGCGTCCGGTGTTGCATCCGCAGGTGCTGATCACGGTGGGTGAATACGAGCAGGCGCTGGCGCCCTGGCAGCATGGGCAGAACAATGCCGACGACATTCTGGAGCGCCGCCGCGCGCGTCGCATGGTCGACCAGGCACGCGAGTTCACCGATCGCCTGAACGAGGTCGCGCCGGCGCTCGATGCGCGATGCCGTGTGTTCGCCGGTGAGGATCATGCCTCAGTGGTGTTGCCCAGCATGAGCGAGGCATTGCGCCTGGTGGGGACGGTCCGATGA
- a CDS encoding ABC transporter ATP-binding protein: MSAPRDRSAGPLEIRGLTAGYRHRPVLHDLTLPLLHAGQHIALVGPNGAGKSTLLRVLAGLVEGRGSVRFDGFDLLRVSAMQRAQRVAFMPQSLPQDVTLSVLDGLLGALKASPMSPPVETMEDAQQRGIAVLERIGIAHLALQPLQHLSGGERQLAGLAQAIVREPAMLLLDEPTSALDLRHQVTVMSLARALAHEGRLVISVLHDLTLAARWADQLIVLDGGRVQAMGAPTAALTSTLLSRIYGVDARVEPCSFGYPQVIVDGTRDRVGEGDAR; this comes from the coding sequence ATGAGCGCACCACGCGATCGTTCGGCTGGTCCACTGGAGATCCGCGGGCTCACGGCGGGCTATCGCCATCGTCCCGTGTTGCACGACCTCACGCTGCCGTTGCTGCATGCCGGCCAGCACATCGCGCTGGTGGGGCCCAATGGTGCGGGCAAGTCCACGTTGCTGCGCGTGCTCGCCGGTTTGGTGGAAGGGCGCGGTTCGGTGCGCTTCGACGGGTTCGATCTGTTGCGGGTGTCGGCCATGCAGCGTGCCCAGCGCGTGGCCTTCATGCCACAATCGCTGCCGCAGGACGTGACGCTCTCCGTGCTCGATGGTCTGCTGGGCGCGCTCAAGGCGTCGCCGATGTCGCCGCCAGTGGAGACCATGGAAGATGCGCAGCAGCGGGGCATTGCCGTACTGGAGCGCATCGGGATCGCGCACCTGGCCTTGCAGCCGTTGCAGCACCTTTCGGGGGGTGAGCGGCAACTGGCGGGATTGGCACAGGCCATTGTGCGTGAGCCGGCGATGCTGCTGCTGGACGAACCCACGAGTGCGCTGGATCTGCGGCACCAGGTGACCGTGATGTCGCTCGCCCGGGCACTGGCGCATGAAGGGCGGTTGGTGATTTCGGTGCTGCACGATCTGACACTGGCGGCTCGCTGGGCCGATCAGCTCATCGTGCTCGATGGCGGTCGTGTGCAGGCCATGGGCGCACCGACGGCGGCGCTCACGTCCACGTTGTTGTCGCGCATCTACGGTGTGGACGCGCGCGTGGAACCGTGTTCGTTCGGGTATCCGCAGGTCATTGTCGACGGCACGCGGGATCGTGTTGGCGAGGGTGATGCGCGGTGA
- a CDS encoding FecCD family ABC transporter permease yields MTSLPAGSSGAASPQAATVLAGYRRQIRQRLALLVLLTVAIVVALIADVLTGPSDLGAAEVLGSLFGDGPMDETSLMIIKEVRLPGAVMALLVGMGLSLAGAELQTTLRNPLASPFTLGLSSAAILGAALAIVLGVRIPGVPDHWVISSNAFVFAFGSVLLLQAAVRRKGSSTELLVLLGTALFFTFNALVAILQFIAGEQALQQLVFWTMGSLGRASWPRVQLVAIVVACVLPFTFRASWQLNALRLGEERAHSFGVNVAQLRRASLLRVSLLTATAVAFVGTIPFVGLAGPHIARMLVSEDHRFFLPASALSGALVVSLASVVSKIIVPGAILPIGLVTALIGVPFYVVLIFGTRGGTRG; encoded by the coding sequence ATGACGAGTTTGCCCGCCGGATCTTCAGGGGCCGCGTCGCCGCAGGCCGCCACCGTGTTGGCGGGGTACCGTCGGCAGATACGCCAGCGGCTTGCGCTGCTGGTGCTGCTCACGGTGGCCATTGTGGTGGCCCTGATTGCCGATGTGCTGACGGGCCCTTCGGATCTGGGGGCGGCCGAAGTGCTGGGAAGCTTGTTCGGCGACGGCCCGATGGATGAGACATCGCTGATGATCATCAAGGAAGTCCGTCTCCCCGGGGCCGTCATGGCCTTGTTGGTGGGCATGGGGCTTTCGTTGGCCGGCGCCGAGTTGCAGACGACGCTGCGCAATCCGCTGGCCAGTCCATTTACGCTGGGCCTGTCTTCGGCGGCCATCCTGGGGGCGGCGCTGGCGATCGTGTTGGGAGTGCGCATCCCCGGCGTGCCGGATCATTGGGTGATTTCGTCCAACGCCTTCGTGTTTGCATTCGGCTCGGTGCTGTTGCTGCAGGCGGCCGTTCGTCGAAAGGGGTCGTCCACCGAATTGCTGGTACTGCTCGGCACCGCCCTGTTTTTCACGTTCAATGCGCTGGTGGCCATTCTGCAGTTCATCGCCGGCGAGCAGGCGTTGCAACAGCTCGTCTTCTGGACGATGGGTAGCCTGGGGCGTGCGTCGTGGCCCCGCGTGCAGCTCGTCGCCATCGTGGTGGCCTGTGTGTTGCCTTTCACGTTTCGTGCGTCGTGGCAGCTCAACGCGCTGCGGTTGGGTGAAGAACGGGCGCACAGCTTTGGCGTGAACGTCGCGCAACTGCGGCGCGCGTCGCTGTTGCGGGTGAGTTTGCTCACGGCCACCGCCGTCGCGTTTGTGGGCACGATTCCGTTTGTCGGACTCGCGGGTCCTCATATCGCCCGCATGCTGGTGAGTGAAGACCATCGGTTCTTCCTGCCGGCCAGTGCGTTGAGTGGGGCGTTGGTGGTGTCGTTGGCGTCGGTGGTGAGCAAGATAATCGTGCCCGGTGCGATCCTGCCGATCGGCTTGGTGACGGCGCTGATCGGTGTGCCTTTTTACGTGGTGCTGATCTTCGGCACGCGAGGAGGCACACGCGGATGA